A stretch of the Ptychodera flava strain L36383 chromosome 18, AS_Pfla_20210202, whole genome shotgun sequence genome encodes the following:
- the LOC139116870 gene encoding alpha-N-acetylneuraminate alpha-2,8-sialyltransferase ST8SIA3-like: protein MNTKTNTKTTIATIIEIVVCKRRVAAFLFYSVECPVYFLVMARLDRMLKKCFVLSSVAFLTLFFTILFHVTSKNSSVPGSQAKRSSISDTYERYDLLIELLHRARQENSLRNRGNHGEKSTKASKSGPFPRFYTGNRAPTVSTTTQPYEWKTEGPWNHSMVEMIKLRNLLRRHFHVVKRVSITKKDVRPWSLIRYDYSSVRYVFSMNPLLYQLLPENSPFLTVHHETCAVVGSSGILLKSQCGREIDSADFVFRGNMAPTIGFEKDVGRRTNFMTINPGIVKDRFNFLLTTEDRSQFLDALKDIGEAILWSPGFTHYGSGLPLRVMGDFLAEHQNELSLNLALLGEGAIKYIKGFWKVSHNFSEPRITTGLFMYTMAVPICDKIKLYGFYPFMQDPRNKTIPWHYYDPASDPSWLKSVHKMPEEYGILQALHRKGLLKLKTGKCHYDE from the exons atgaatacgaaaacgaatacgaaaacaaCTATAGCGACGATCATAGAAATTGTCGTCTGCAAAAGGCGCGTtgctgcttttcttttttacagTGTGGAATGTCCTGTGTATTTTCTGGTAATGGCTAGACTGGATCGAATGTTGAAAAAGTGTTTCGTTCTTTCTTCAGTTGCATTTCTCACACTTTTCTTTACAATATTGTTTCATGTTACTTCAAAAAACTCATCGGTTCCCGGTAGTCAGGCTAAAAGGTCAAGTATTTCTGACACTTACGAGAGATACGATCTCTTGATCGAGCTGTTACATCGAGCAAGACAAGAAAATTCATTGAG AAACCGAGGGAATCATGGGGAAAAGTCAACCAAGGCAAGCAAATCTGGTCCTTTCCCAAGGTTCTATACTGGTAACCGAGCACCAACAgtatcaacaacaacacaaccaTATGAATGGAAAACAGAAGGCCCATGGAATCATAGTATGGTAGAAATGATTAAACTTAG GAATCTCTTGAGAAGGCACTTCCATGTTGTAAAACGAGTTAGCATTACAAAGAAAGACGTCAGACCGTGGAGTTTAATCAGGTACGACTATTCATCAGTGAGGTATGTTTTCTCCATGAATCCACTTCTGTACCAGTTACTTCCAGAAAATTCCCCGTTTCTTACTGTGCACCATGAAACATGTGCTGTGGTTGGAAGTAGCGGCATTCTTCTGAAAAGTCAATGTGGAAGAGAGATAGATTCTGCTGACTTTGTGTTCCGAGGTAACATGGCACCGACAATTGGCTTTGAGAAGGATGTCGGCAGAAGAACCAACTTTATGACTATCAATCCAGGTATTGTCAAAGACCGGTTTAATTTCTTGCTTACCACTGAAGACAGAAGTCAGTTTTTGGATGCACTGAAAGATATTGGTGAGGCTATCTTGTGGTCCCCAGGATTTACGCACTATGGTTCAGGCCTACCTTTGAGGGTGATGGGGGATTTTTTGGCTGAGCATCAGAATGAACTTAGTTTGAACCTGGCATTGCTTGGAGAAGGAGCTATCAAATACATAAAAGG CTTTTGGAAGGTTTCTCACAATTTCTCGGAGCCCAGGATAACAACTGGTTTGTTTATGTATACAATGGCTGTGCCAATTTGTGACAAGATCAAGCTGTATGGATTCTACCCATTCATGCAAGATCCCCGCAATAAGACTATTCCATGGCACTACTATGATCCAGCCTCTGATCCATCATGGCTGAAATCTGTCCACAAGATGCCAGAAGAATATGGGATTCTACAGGCTCTTCACAGAAAAGGACTTCTCAAGTTGAAAACAGGAAAATGTCATTATGACGAGTGA